The window ATGGTAATTTGTAACAATGGATACACGTAACAGAGAGAAATGTGAGGCTACACATTTTTGCAGCTTGGTGAGTGGTGACCATGCACATAATAGTGGATTTTTGTTGGCACATCCTCTTATTCGTACATCTGTTTGGTGGTGCATGTAATGAATATATGCAAGACAAATGGATGCAACTTTTGGAAATATTCCACAAAGGAGTTGAATGGTGTGATTTCCATACTGCATTAAGCCCCGggtaaaggaggagggttgtgataggcttggcgagccaacgtaaaaactagccagtcccatgggtatgaaacccatttgagcgagagtagtactaggatgggtgacctcctgggaagtcctcgtgaaagggtttcatatctaagggttgtgataggcttggcgagccaacgtaaaaGCTAGCCAGTCCTTTGGGTATGAAACCCatttgggcgagagtagtactaggatgggtgacctcctgggaagtcctcgtgaaaTGGTTTCAtatctagcctaccccaacttgtttgggacaaAAGGCTTAGTAAGTAAGTATTAAGCTCAGACATAGTTATCTTACTACCTACAAACTGTTAGTTCCTGATAACAAAATGAACTACCAGTAGTTATCAATACTACTTGAAACAAAGGTTATTCAAAAGAAACATATTTTGAATTTTGGACCAATGAACCTTGTGTGGATTAGTATACACAAACAGAGCCCAAGATACATGATCATAGTCGTAGAAAAGGGAAACGTGTCACTCATCGTTTCAACTTGTTTTAGTTTGGCAGTCCCAGGTGGGCTGGAGTTACACTCTTTCTGGATAAGCTTAAACCTGGCTTGGCTCAGGAAATGCTAGAGGCCCTAGTGAATTATAGTTGAGCTAAAATGTTCTCAGGGTATATGAGCTCATCTACCACAAAACTCGTCAAACCATAAGCAGAGACAAACAACATCGCTTAATTGGCTATTGTCTAAATACATGTTGAATGTATAACATCTGACAGCATTTATCCTTCTAATTTGCATCTGACAAGTGAAAACATGAATGTTATGCACCTCGCATCATTTACTATATTTTTCATTGTCTTTGGAGATGCTTGACTGCAACTAAAAGGCATGTGCTAACTTTGAAGTCACTGTAAACTTCTAATAAAATGTGGGAAACAGTTGAAGCAGTTAATACGGTTATTTCCGACGGTGTCCTAACTTCCAAAGAATTTTTAATTAAATATTTACATATGTAAGTATGGAATATGTAGCAGTACAGCACCGAATGTGCTGCAGCCACTCATACCTGCGAGCTTGCACGAAACGAAAGGCACACCAGTGCCGCATCAGGAACCACCGGCACTGTACCACCAGCCCCATGACTACCGTCTAGCGGTGGAGACGCAACAAGCGGCAGTTGCAATGCTCTGCCAGCAGGGGACTCCAAAGCAAGATTAGGGAACTTCACGGCAGCGACCTCTGGGATAATGGTCTTACTCGCCACCGCAATCTAGACCATTTCAGTCACAATGTGAGGATCCAAATCGCCCATCATACAACCTCACCAACAGTTATTGCTTACTATCCAATTAACATAATTGAGTAGCAAGTTATTGATGCCATATATACCTTGCCGGCGTTCTTACGGATCTCGGAGATGTCCTGGAAGTACCCCCTGCTCATCTCATCAGTACTGCACTAGACCAATCAATCAGAGGTTCAGAACTAAACAATCATACAATGCACTCATACAGCAGAGCAATATAACCAGTAGGAATGATGTGAGGAGAAGAGCCTTACAGCCTGGCCTTCGCCTTTGCCTTCTTCTCCGCATCCTCGGCGGTCTCCTTGCTCCACGTCTGATCATCCGCTCATCCCAACATCACGAGAAAACCTAATGACTAAATAAAGCCTCTAATGGATTGCAGTCGCAGGGAGGAGCAGGGGGGCGTAGAGAGCAAACCGAAGCGCCTaccttgaagaaatccaggaACCCGCGGGCGAACACCGCGCGCGCGGGCTGCGCGCCGCCGCAAATCCTCTCGCCAACGGCGCCTGCGTCGGCGAGGCGGAGAAGCGGCCCCGCCGCTCGCCGCGCCCTCAGCATCATCGCCGCCGCGCCCGATCTAAGCTGGTGAGGAGGACTAGCAGCAAAACCGAAGCGCCGAGCCCTCCTGTGCACGACCTCTTGAAACGTAAACGCAGCTGGAAAACGtatactttttatttacgtgatCGATGCGGCAATAACGTAATAGCTCTATGCCACGGCCGGCGCCATTAGAAGCCGCAGACTCCCAAAACCAGCAGCGCTGAACACAGGAAGCAAAACCCGCTTCCCCTCCGGCTCGATTCGATCCTTCTCCGTCCCCCCGACCAtggcgtcctcctcctcctcgcaaTTCGAGTAAGT is drawn from Aegilops tauschii subsp. strangulata cultivar AL8/78 chromosome 1, Aet v6.0, whole genome shotgun sequence and contains these coding sequences:
- the LOC109771890 gene encoding uncharacterized protein isoform X1, whose product is MMLRARRAAGPLLRLADAGAVGERICGGAQPARAVFARGFLDFFKTWSKETAEDAEKKAKAKARLTDEMSRGYFQDISEIRKNAGKIAVASKTIIPEVAAVKFPNLALESPAGRALQLPLVASPPLDGSHGAGGTVPVVPDAALVCLSFRASSQKMAESWSLPFLDAFGATGKVEAYEVSFIDSWLLSSSPVRRAFLKTMRKSDNPQRHAVYAFGDHYDFRKELQIVNLLTGYIYLIDRLGRIRWQGFGAATQEELSSLTACASILLDEK